TCGCCAAACTGCTGCTTCAGACGGTCAAGGAACGATTGTCCACGCATCTCAGCCTACCAATTTACCGCAGGGCGTTATGCCTGGATTGCGGATTAGCAAAAATGAAAATTCATGCCAACAATACCGATTCGCGCTCCACCGTGCCCGACGGGGGTACCCGCTGAGGTTGCGCAACGGGTTCTTGTGTGACTGCCCGAACCCAATCCAAATCGCCGCGTCGCCAAACATAGGCAAAACCGATCAATAAAATTGCAAAGAACGCCAGAATGTCAACCAAAGCTAGCCACGCCAATTGCTGGGCCGAAGAACGGACAGCACTTTCCTTTGCTTCTGATGCGGAAGGTGAGTGCCCCAGCTTATCGGCCAACACTCGCCCCTCATCCGTGGTCAAAGCCGGCGATGCGTCG
Above is a window of Pirellulales bacterium DNA encoding:
- a CDS encoding NADH-quinone oxidoreductase subunit A, which encodes DASPALTTDEGRVLADKLGHSPSASEAKESAVRSSAQQLAWLALVDILAFFAILLIGFAYVWRRGDLDWVRAVTQEPVAQPQRVPPSGTVERESVLLA